The Lutibacter sp. A64 genome segment TACCAGTTCCTAATGCTGCACCAATACCAAGTTTTATAGGTTTTATAATTTTTTCTAGCGCGCCTCCTTCTTTAGATATTACAATTCCAGTTCTAAAAATAACCGTTCGTATTTTTAAAGAGTTGAATTTAGCAGTTTCTTTTTCCCATAGCATACATATTTTACTTAAAAAATCGTTGTGAGGCGTATCATTTTCAAAATATGTTTTTTCTGAAGTTATTGCACCATAATAACCAATACCTGAAGCAGAAATAAAACCTTTTAAATTAGGGTTTAATTCTTTTACTTTTTGAAACAATAAATTTGTGGATTTAACTCTACTGTCAACCAATACTTTTTTTCGAGCAGTGGTCCATCTTTTATCAGCAATACCTGCACCAGCTAAATGAATAATATAATCTGTATTTATAATTGCTTCTTTATCAATATAGTTTTTATCAATATTCCAGTAGAAAGTATTGCTTTTTTTTGTTTTACTTCTGCTTAAAACAAAAACAGAATGTCCTTTAGATTTTAGTAAATTACATAGGTTGCTACCTATTAGACCACTTCCTCCAGTAACTAAAATTGATGCCATAAAAAATCGATTATTTGTATGAAAAGATATTATAAAATAACCGATTTAAAAAATGTTTAACTTTATTTATTATTTTAGCTTGGTACTTTTTCGAGGGTAAAAGGTTTTACATTTTCCATTCCTTTTGAGATGGCTTCTTTATTTAGTGGAATTAAATTGTGGTAGCGTTCTGGTAACGATTTTTTTAAACCTTCAATTACATTATCTAATTCAACAATTGGTTTAATTTTTAAAAAAGCTCCCATTACAACCATATTAAATATTTTTTTATTTCCCATTTCAGTAGCTATTTTGTTAGCTTCAATTTGAAAAATATGAATATCTGTTCTAGACGGATGTTCTGATATTCCATTTGGTTCATACAATAAAATACCACCTGGTTTTACACTGTGTTCAAATTTGTCCATACTTTGTTGGTTTAAAATAATGGCTGTATCAAAAACTTTTAAATATGGAGAGCTTATTCTTTCATCGCTTAAAATTACAGTTACATTTGCGGTTCCTCCTCGCATTTCTGGACCATAAGAAGGCATCCAGCTAACTTCTTGATCTTGCATAATGCCAGAATATGCTAATATTTTACCCATTGATAGTACACCTTGTCCACCAAAACCTGCAATAATAATTTCTTCTGTCATAATTAATTATTTTAAAATACCGTTTACTTTTATATCACCTAAAGGAAAGTATGGAAACATGTGTTCTTCCATCCAAATATTAGACTCGTTTGGAGTCATTTTCCAACCAGAATTACAGTTAGAAACAATTTCAATAAAAGACAACCCTTTTTTCAATCGTGTATTTTCAAAAGCTTTTTTAATTGCTTTTTTAGTTTTTCTTGCGTGTTTATGTGTATGTACAGCTTGTCGAGTAACATAATATACACCAGGCAGATTTGAAATTAATTCGGTTATTTTTAACGGAGATCCCATAGTTTTAATTTCTCTACCATACGGTGAAGTAGAGGAGCGCATACCCTCTAGAGTAGTTGGTGCCATTTGTCCGCCAGTCATTCCGTAAATACCATTATTAATAAAAATAATGACAATATTTTCACCTCTATTGCAAGCGTGAATGGTTTCTGCGGTACCAATTGCAGCTAAATCGCCGTCGCCTTGGTAGGTAAATACATATTTTTCTGGCCAAGTTCTAGCAATAGCAGTGGCAACTGCAGGAGCACGTCCGTGTGCTGCCTGGGTCATATCAATATTCATAAAATCATATGCTAGTACAGAGCATCCAACGGGAGCAACACCAATGGTATCTTCGCAAATACCTAATTCATCAATAACTTCCATTGTTAAGTTATGCGCAGTTCCGTGTCCGCAACCAGGGCAGTATGACAGCGTAGTATCTGTCATTAATTTTGATTTACAAAATACTTGATTTTCGGGTTTTATTATGTCTAGTACGTTCATTTTATAATTTTTTGTTCTAAAGCTTCTAATACTTCTTCTGGTGTATGGATAATTCCACCGGTTCTACCAAAATGCTCTACAGGTACTTTGTGTTTTACAGAAAGACGTACGTCTTCTACCATTTGACCAGCATTTAATTCAACACTTAAAATTCCCTTTACTTGATTGGCTAAATCAAATAATATTTTTTTAGGATATGGGAATAGCGTTATTGGTCTTAATAAACCAGCTTTTATACCTTTATCTCTTGCTAATTTTACAGCTTTTTGTGCAATTCTAGCGCTAGAACCATAAGCTACAAATAGGTATTCTGCATCTTCTGTTTGAAATTCTTCGTAACGAAGATCTTCTTGTTCCATTTGTTCATATTTTTTCATTAGTCTATGAACTCTGGCTTCCATTTTTTCTGATTGTAAGTCTAAAGAGGTAACTATATTTCGTTCACGGGTTGTAGGTTTTCCAGTTGTTGCCCAATCGCCATTCAACGTTATAACTTCTTCATCTGTTAAGCGTTTTTGTTGCTCTTTAAGATTTACTTTTTCCATCATTTGACCTATTAATCCATCAGAAAGAATTAAAACAGGAGTGCGATATTTAAAGGCTATTTTAAAAGCATCTTCAACAAAATCTGCCATTTCTTGAACAGATGCAGGGGCAAGAACATATAATTTGTAATCTCCGTGGCCACCACCTTTTACAGATTGAAAATAATCTGCTTGAGAAGGTTGAATAGTACCTAACCCTGGTCCGCCTCTTACAACATTTACTATTACGGCAGGCAATTCGGCTCCAGCTATATATGAAATACCTTCTTGTTTTAATGAAATACCTGGGCTAGAGGAGGAGGTCATTACTTTTTTACCAGTACTTGCAGCTCCATAAACCATATTTATAGCAGCAAGTTCGCTTTCGGCTTGTAAAACAACCATTCCAGTTCTTTGTTCTGGGCGTTCTGTCATTAAATATTCAATAACTTCAGATTGTGGTGTAATAGGGTAGCCAAAATAGGCATCAACTCCTGCTCTAATTGCAGCTTCAGCTAATGCTTCATTACCTTTCATTAATTTTAATTCAGACATACTTTTTAATTTGTTTTTTATGCGGAAACTTTAACTCTATACACCGATATGGCTCTATCTGGACAAACTACTGCGCAATTAGTGCATCCTGTACAGGCTTCTGGATTTTTCATATAAGCATAATGGTATCCTTTTCTATTTACTGTTGAAGACATACCAATAACATCTTCTTTGCATACAGGCATACAAACTTCGCAACCTTTGCACGCTTCTGTGTCTACTACAATTGCTCCTTTAACTTTTGCCATTTTAATAAAATATTAGGTGAATATGAACTTATAATTCTGATATTCTCAAAGTTATGGTTAATTTATTACAAAAAGTATGATAATTATCAATTCGCTGACAATTATCATATAATTTTAAATATTTTTTATATGAAAAAAACATCTAAAAAGGTGTTTTGATAAAGTTATGTAAGAATAAGTTTTAAGTAAATTTTAATATAAATCCTTAAATTTTGAAGGATTTGTTTCTTGCATTATGGCATAAATTGTTTCAAAAATGTCTTCTGCATTTGGTTTTGAAAAATAATCGCCATCTGTACCGTAAGCAGGTCTGTGAGGTTTAGCTGTTAGTGTTGTTGGTTTACTGTCTAAATATTGGTATGCGTCTTGATTTTCAAGAATTTCATTCAATAAATATGCTGAGGCACCTCCAGGAACATCTTCATCAATAATTATTAGCCTATTTGTTTTTTGAATACTTTTTACAATATCATGTTTTACATCGAAAGGAAGTAAACTTTGTACATCTATAATTTCAATATCTATATCTACTTGGTTTAAATCTTTTGCAACTCCTTCAACAATTTTAAGTGTTGAGCCATAAGAGACAACAGTAATATCTGTACCTTCTTTTACTGTTTCAACTACACCGATAGGTGTTTTAAATTCGCCAAAATTAGTTGGATATTTTTCTTTTAATCTATAACCGTTTAAGTTTTCAATAATTAAAGCAGGTTCATCACATTCTAAAAGTGTATTATAAAACCCTGCTGCTTTAGTCATGTTTCTAGGAACTAAAATATTAACACCTCTTAAAAGGTGAATTAGCGCTCCCATTGGAGAGCCAGAATGCCAAATACCTTCTAACCTATGTCCTCTAGTTCTAATAATTAGTGGTGCTTTTTGTGTTCCAAGTGTTCTGTAATGTAATGATGCTAAATCATCACTTAAAATTTGAATGGCATATAATATATAATCTAAATATTGAATTTCTGCAATTGGGCGTAAACCTCTTAAAGCCATCCCAATACCTTGTCCAATTATAGTTGCTTCTCTAATTCCGGTATCTGAAACTCGGAGTTTTCCATATTTTTTTTGAAGTCCAACTAAACCTTGATTTACATCTCCAATATTACCTGTATCTTCTCCAAAAACAAATACATTATTGTTTTTTGCAAAGATAGTGTCGAAATTATCTTTTATAATAATTCTACCATCTACTAAATCTGCGTGTTTATTATAGGTTGGTAACACTTCTTTAATATGCGACACTTTTTTATTAGTTTCGCTGTATAAATGCGAACTGAATTTTGGTTGTTCTGTATTTAAATAGTTTGTAATCCAGTTTTGAAGTTGTTTTTTTTCAATAGAATTTTCATTTCTAACAAATACGGCAACTTTTCTTGCGGTGGCTAATAAATCTTTTCTAGAAGGTTCTAAAATAGTTGTTAATTCAGTTTTTAATTTATTTATAAAAACTTTGTTGTTGCTTTTAGTAGATAGGTTATTTAGAAGATTAACAAGTTTTAATTTTTCATTTTTTATTGGGTTTAAAAAAGCATTCCAAGCTTCTCTTTTTGCTTGAGCAACTAGTTTTTTAGCGTCTTTTTCAATTTGAATCAATTCAGATTCAGAATCTACAAATTTTAGTGTGTTATTGTTTTCGTCTTGTAATTCAAATTCAAAAATCCAGTCACGCATTTTAGCAATACAATCGTGTTGTTTTTCCCAAACTAAGCGTTCTTTAGATTTGTAACGCTCGTGAGAACCCGAAGTTGAATGCCCTTGTGGCTGTGTTAAGTTTTTTACGTGAATTAATACAGGAACATGTAATTTTCTTGCTATGTTAGACGCTTTGGTATAAGTTTCTATTAGTTGTGGGTAATCCCAACCTTCTACAACAAAAATTTCATAACCATTAAATTTATCATCTCTTTGAAATCCTTTTAAAATTTCAGAAATATTTTCTTTTGTAGTTTGAAATTTTGCAGGTACTGAAATTCCATAATCATCATCCCATACACTAATAATCATTGGTACTTGTAAAACTCCAGCAGCATTTATAGTTTCAAAAAATACTCCTTCAGAAGTACTGGCGTTACCAATAGTACCCCAAGATATTTCATTTCCGTTATTAGAAAATTTAGGGTTATTTACTTCTTCAACTTTTCTATATAATTTAGAAGCATAGGCAATACCTAACATTCTTGGCATTTGAGCTGCTGTTGGAGAAATGTCACTAGTTGAATTGTATTGTTCAGTTAAGTTTTTAAATTCTCCATTTTCATCTAAACTATGAGTTAAAAAATGGCCTCCCATTTGGCGTCCACCAGACATTGGGTCTGCTTTTAGGCAAGGATCTGCATATAAACCAGCAAAAAATTGTTGAGGAGTTAGTTCTCCTATAGCCATCATAAAGGTTTGGTCTCTGTAATAACCAGATCTGAAATCTCCTTTTTTAAAGGCTTTTGCCATTGCTAACTGAGGTACTTCTTTTCCATCTCCAAAAATTCCAAATTTAGCTTTCCCAGTTAGTACTTCTCTTCGACCTAGTATACTACATTCTCTACTAATTACTGCTGTTTTGTAGTCTTGTAATACCTCTTTTTTAAATTGTTGAAAAGAAAGTTGCTCTTGGCTTGTTGAAGTGGATTCTAGCTGCATACTTTATTTTTTTAGTTCTGCAAAGGTACAGAATTTATGTGATATTTAAAAATTACTATAAGGCTTTGAATTATTTTTAATAAAAACAATAAATAATGATATTTTTTTAAAAAAACAGTATTAAAGTGAAGATAAAGTTATAAAATAATAGAATTTAATAAAAACCTCTTTTTACAAAATTGTAAATTTGCTTTGGTTTAATAACTAATACAAATCTAATTTTAGAACTGTATTGTGGAGCTGAAACTTCCCAGCCTAGATTTGAATAAAAAGGAAAATAAACTTCTAAAATATCTTGAATAAAATTAAGACGTATACCGTTTTCGTGTGCAAAATAAATACTTTTATTTCTATTTTTTACAAAACCTACATCGTTATACACTTCTACCCATCTCCAAATTCCAACGCTTGTATTTAGTGTTGATAGCCATTGGTTTGCAAAAGAAACTGGTAATTTAGATTTAAAACCACCTTCATTAATAATAATTTGTTGACTAAAAATACCAGAGGTTTCAGATCTACCTAAATAATCGTATTGAAATAAGTAATCTGTTGGCCTGTCAAGTGCAAAACTAAAATAATCGGTTTCTGTTTTGTTGGTTAAAAAAGCACCTGCAAAAAATCTAAAATCAAATTGCCTGTTAGAATCTGTTAATTTTCTATACTGAGCTGTTAAGGTTAGTTTGCTAAATTTACTAGAAACTTCTAAGTCTGTTGAAAACCTAACATCGTCAATTATTCCTGGATTTGAGTAGCCATAACCTAAATTAAAAACACTATACTTGTTTGTTTCGTAATGTTCGGTTTGTGTTGGTGATTTTTCTTTATCTATAAATGTAAATGAAGCAACTAAAGCTTTGTTTCTAACATCTCTTAAGCTTTTTCTTCTAAACTCTATAAAAGCATACGGTCTAACTGTTGTGTACGATAAATTTGGAGCATAAAGAAAATTGCTACCTGAAATTCCGAAGGAAAACTTATTTATTTTTTTATTTTCAGGAAGGTATTCATATTGAAATGAGGCTGAGCCTGAAACTGTTTTGCTTTTAGTGCTAAAAGATGGTGTTAATTTATAGTTGATATTTTTATTTAGAAGTGTTTTGTTTGAAAATGCCATTCCTAAAACTAATCCATCGTAATAATTATAATTATAGATTGGTGTATAGAAAAGTTGATTGTAATAGGTGTCTTCTATGTCTTTAAAAAATTTTAATTGCAGCGGTCTGTTAAAAATTCTGTTGTCTGTGTCTTTCCAATTATTTCTTAAATTATATTCGGGTAATTGCGATTCATAATTTAATGAAAGCTTA includes the following:
- a CDS encoding alpha-ketoacid dehydrogenase subunit alpha/beta; its protein translation is MQLESTSTSQEQLSFQQFKKEVLQDYKTAVISRECSILGRREVLTGKAKFGIFGDGKEVPQLAMAKAFKKGDFRSGYYRDQTFMMAIGELTPQQFFAGLYADPCLKADPMSGGRQMGGHFLTHSLDENGEFKNLTEQYNSTSDISPTAAQMPRMLGIAYASKLYRKVEEVNNPKFSNNGNEISWGTIGNASTSEGVFFETINAAGVLQVPMIISVWDDDYGISVPAKFQTTKENISEILKGFQRDDKFNGYEIFVVEGWDYPQLIETYTKASNIARKLHVPVLIHVKNLTQPQGHSTSGSHERYKSKERLVWEKQHDCIAKMRDWIFEFELQDENNNTLKFVDSESELIQIEKDAKKLVAQAKREAWNAFLNPIKNEKLKLVNLLNNLSTKSNNKVFINKLKTELTTILEPSRKDLLATARKVAVFVRNENSIEKKQLQNWITNYLNTEQPKFSSHLYSETNKKVSHIKEVLPTYNKHADLVDGRIIIKDNFDTIFAKNNNVFVFGEDTGNIGDVNQGLVGLQKKYGKLRVSDTGIREATIIGQGIGMALRGLRPIAEIQYLDYILYAIQILSDDLASLHYRTLGTQKAPLIIRTRGHRLEGIWHSGSPMGALIHLLRGVNILVPRNMTKAAGFYNTLLECDEPALIIENLNGYRLKEKYPTNFGEFKTPIGVVETVKEGTDITVVSYGSTLKIVEGVAKDLNQVDIDIEIIDVQSLLPFDVKHDIVKSIQKTNRLIIIDEDVPGGASAYLLNEILENQDAYQYLDSKPTTLTAKPHRPAYGTDGDYFSKPNAEDIFETIYAIMQETNPSKFKDLY
- a CDS encoding 4Fe-4S dicluster domain-containing protein — encoded protein: MAKVKGAIVVDTEACKGCEVCMPVCKEDVIGMSSTVNRKGYHYAYMKNPEACTGCTNCAVVCPDRAISVYRVKVSA
- a CDS encoding thiamine pyrophosphate-dependent enzyme — encoded protein: MNVLDIIKPENQVFCKSKLMTDTTLSYCPGCGHGTAHNLTMEVIDELGICEDTIGVAPVGCSVLAYDFMNIDMTQAAHGRAPAVATAIARTWPEKYVFTYQGDGDLAAIGTAETIHACNRGENIVIIFINNGIYGMTGGQMAPTTLEGMRSSTSPYGREIKTMGSPLKITELISNLPGVYYVTRQAVHTHKHARKTKKAIKKAFENTRLKKGLSFIEIVSNCNSGWKMTPNESNIWMEEHMFPYFPLGDIKVNGILK
- a CDS encoding 2-oxoacid:acceptor oxidoreductase family protein, with protein sequence MTEEIIIAGFGGQGVLSMGKILAYSGIMQDQEVSWMPSYGPEMRGGTANVTVILSDERISSPYLKVFDTAIILNQQSMDKFEHSVKPGGILLYEPNGISEHPSRTDIHIFQIEANKIATEMGNKKIFNMVVMGAFLKIKPIVELDNVIEGLKKSLPERYHNLIPLNKEAISKGMENVKPFTLEKVPS
- a CDS encoding TIGR01777 family oxidoreductase, whose product is MASILVTGGSGLIGSNLCNLLKSKGHSVFVLSRSKTKKSNTFYWNIDKNYIDKEAIINTDYIIHLAGAGIADKRWTTARKKVLVDSRVKSTNLLFQKVKELNPNLKGFISASGIGYYGAITSEKTYFENDTPHNDFLSKICMLWEKETAKFNSLKIRTVIFRTGIVISKEGGALEKIIKPIKLGIGAALGTGKQYMPWIAMEDLCNMYLSAIENIEIKGIYNAVTPENITNTMFTKITAKTLKKTLWLPNIPAFILKILLGELAIMLLEGSKVSSEKIKKTGFKFKYNSLENYLNKTLN
- a CDS encoding 3-methyl-2-oxobutanoate dehydrogenase subunit VorB; this encodes MSELKLMKGNEALAEAAIRAGVDAYFGYPITPQSEVIEYLMTERPEQRTGMVVLQAESELAAINMVYGAASTGKKVMTSSSSPGISLKQEGISYIAGAELPAVIVNVVRGGPGLGTIQPSQADYFQSVKGGGHGDYKLYVLAPASVQEMADFVEDAFKIAFKYRTPVLILSDGLIGQMMEKVNLKEQQKRLTDEEVITLNGDWATTGKPTTRERNIVTSLDLQSEKMEARVHRLMKKYEQMEQEDLRYEEFQTEDAEYLFVAYGSSARIAQKAVKLARDKGIKAGLLRPITLFPYPKKILFDLANQVKGILSVELNAGQMVEDVRLSVKHKVPVEHFGRTGGIIHTPEEVLEALEQKIIK